The Paenibacillus beijingensis nucleotide sequence AGAAGGCCATTCAGATGTATTGCAGTTTATTTGAGTTCCCAGTTAAAGAAGAGGAAGTGCTATTTGGACATTTATACTTCATGCCGAATGGCATTATCATTGACAGCAATGACATGGAAGGCAGACCAATTCCAGAGTGGCTTCCGGTATCTTTGAAATTAAGTACGACGGATATTAATACAGCTTTTAACTATGTTCAGGAATTGGGATTTAATATTGTGTACGGAATTGACCGGAGTCCAATCGTATCATGGTTTCTCTTTAAGGATCCAGATGGAAATACATTAATGATGTGTGAAGACCACAAGTAATATTGTGAGGTAACTCAGCAGATAACCCTGCCATATCAATCCATACGAGAGAAGGAAGACTATGGATAAGTTAATTGCAATTCTTGCGAAACAGCAAGTTGAGTATGAGATCATAGAACATCGTAAACAAATTAATACAGCTCAAGAAGGCGCAGAGTATTTTGGAATTCACATTGGACAAACTGCCCCAACGTTGATATTAAGGACAGAAAAAGGCTATTATTCATTGATCATTTCAGGGGACTATGGACAAGTTGATTTGAAATCAATGAAGGATTTATTACAGGTGCAAGAGATTAAATTAGCCAAACCAAAAGAAGTTGAGCAAATTACTGGGAGTAGCATTGGAAGTGTGTCGTTAATTAATCCAGGGTTACCGACAATTTTTGATAGAGAGTTATATCGATATTCATATGTTTATGGAGGTACAGGTGTACCAAAGACGACATTAAAGATTTCGCCAAAGGATATAGAGGATTTAAATGAAATAATTAGCTACATTCGTTAAGTAATTTGGAATGATAACACATTCGCGTTGGATGAAATCAGAGCAAAATATCGAAATAATGAAAGGACTATTCTGATGCATTATCCTCCGAAGCATATTGTATTCGCCACCGCGGTTGTGCTGAATCATGAAAACAAGATTTTATTACTTAATGGGCCCAAAAGAGGGTGGGAAATGCCAGGTGGTCAAGTTGAGGAAGGTGAAGCTTAACGGCTGCTGCAATTAGAGAAAGAACGAATTGAATACTGTCTAAACCGACAAGAACCATTTTTAGTAGAATTTAAGGAGCTAACCCAATGAATCTTAACTTTGAACAATTTTTGATTAGTGATAATCAAGAATTATTAGATCTACCAACAATAAAAAGCTTCTTATCTAGAAGCTATTGGGCTAATAATCGACCAGAAGAAAGAATTGAAAGATCTATCCATAGCTCTGTATGTTATGGGATCTATGAAGATCAACGACAAATTGGCTTTGCCAGAATTGTAACGGATGAGGCAACAATGTACTGGCTCTGTGATGTATTTATAGACGAGGAATATAGAGGTAAAGGACTTGGCAAGAAATTGGTTGAGACAATAACGAGGTCAGAGCGATTCAAAGATTTGACGGGAATATTAGCAACTAGGGATGCCCACGAATTATATGAGCAGTATCATTTTATTAAAGACGGCGAACGGTTTATGAGAAGAACACCCGATTATATTAGAAATAAGTAAGGGCAGAGTTTTAAGCAAAGGGATATTAAATTTATTAAGGGATGATGGGACCCGTCCTTTAATAATGGCAGGATCCTGTGTTATTGTCCTCAATCATGAAGGACAGATACTGCTGTCAAGCAGCGGGTTATCGTCTAATGGAATGTTGAACATCAAGTAAATTAAAAGGCTTGATGTTTTTCTTTTTAAGAACGATAGCTGAATATGTAGCCTGAGAACAGGAGACCATTCAATGAACCGTGTATTAGTTTTAGGCTCGGCTGGATCGGGTAAATCAACTCTCTCTCAAAAGCTCGGTACGATTCTCGACCTTCCAGTAATTCATTTAGATAGCTATTATTGGAAACCGAACTGGGTTTCAACATCGAATGAAGAATGGGATCAAATTGTTGAAGAGTTGACTATGAAAGATCAATGGATTATGAACGGTAATTACTCAAGAACTATGGATATCAGAATAAAGAGAGCTGACATGATTATCTTTTTAGACATGCCAATGTTGCTATGTATTTACCGAGTTATTAAACGAAGACTAATGTATCATAAGAAAACTAGACCGGATATGAATGAGGGATGTCCAGAAAAATTAGATTGGGAGTTTTTTAAATGGGTCTGGAATTATAGAAAGAGAAGCAGAATGGGAACATTACATAAGCTTGAACAAGTAAAGAAAGATAAACAAATTATTATTGTAAAAACAAAAAAGCAAATTAACGAATTAATGAACACACTTGAGATTATGAATTAAAAGGAGCGAATTCAATTGAAAGAAAACACATTTCAAAAACAAATAAAGTTTCTAATCGAAATTGACAAATTAAAAACCATAGAAAGAAAGACGAGAATTATCCATGGACCACGTCTAGAAAATGATGCAGAGCATTCATGGCATCTAGCCATGATGGCACTGATTTTACACGAGCATGCAAATGCTGAAGTGGATATTTTTAAAGTAATTAAAATGTTATTGGTACATGACTTGGTGGAAATTGATGCTGGAGATACTTTTGCCTATGATGTGCAGGGGCAAGAAGACAAGTTTGAACGTGAGCATAGAGCAGCAAACCGACTTTTTGGATTATTACCAGATGAACAAAAGAACGAACTAATGGACTTGTGGGTTGAATTTGAGCAAAAAGAGACAAATGAAGCAAAATATGCGGCAGCATTAGATAGATTACAACCATTAATACATAATCACATGAATCAAGGCGACACTTGGAGGAAGTATGGAATTACAAGTAAACAAATATTAAACCGCAATTCGGAGATTGCTAATGGATCGGAAGAGCTATGGAATTATGCTCAAGAAATAATACAGAAATCTTTAGATGAAGGCATGTTATCTGAGTAAATATTGCTTTCGGGAGAGGATAACAATGATTGTTAGAAACTTTGAAAAGCAAGATCTGAAGAAATGTATTTCTTTATATATTGAAGTCTTTAACCAGCCGCCTTGGAACAATAACTGGACATACGAATTAGCTGAAGGTTTGTTTATGGATTTTTGTAATACACCAGGATTTTTGGGATATGTAGCGGTTGATGAAACTGAAGAAATAATTGCAGTCCTAATAGGGAAAGAGAAGAAGTGGTGGAGAGGTAAAGAATATGTTACTGAAGAATTTTTTGTTCGCCCTGAATTACAGGGGCAAGGTGTAGGTTCACACATACTTGATTTTATTTACAAGGATATCAAGGCGAAAGGGATAGAAAAAGTAACACTACTAACAAGTACCTTTACACCAGCCTATAAATTCTATTTAAACAAAGGCTATAAAGAGAATCAATCATTAAGACTATTGTATAAAAATATTTGAATCTAATCATAAATACACATTTTGGGCAAGGATTATTGACGAAGAATTCGCTTAACGAAGTATTCCCGCTGCGGGCTAGCGCCCTTGATCTGTCGGAAGATAAAGCGAAGAGGTTGTTCAGGCAGGGAATTCTGCTAGGCTAGTCCGGCGACCCGTTCGTATTGGCCCAATCGGATCAATTCAAAAAATATTAAGGAGAGATAGATGAGAATATTCCAATTTGATAAAGAAACTGGAAAATCGATTACTGATTATGGAAGTAAAAACTCTTTTTTCTCAAGAATAATCAAACATAACAAACCCATACATATCGGATGTATATTTGTTGGGCAAGATGGAGTTGTAGGATTACATGAAGCAACGATTAAACAGTTATTTTTAATTGTCAATGGAGAAGGATGGGTAAAAGGTAAAGAAGGAATTCAATACAACATTAAATCAGGATTTGCAGCATTATGGGAACTTGGAGAAGTACATGAATCAGGATCTGAATTAGGAATGACAGCAATAGTAATTGAAAGTGATGATTTAGAACCTCAAATGAATGAAGTTAATTTAGTTGACGGTTGAATATAAGAAGAAGCAGCAATGACTCTGACGCTCACTTAAGCCTCATGGATTCCGAATATAAGAGCGATGGATAAAATTACAAATAAATACTTATTGAATTTGATAATGAAGTGAGCTATTGCCTGGAACGATTATTTTAACTTTTTAGTCAATTGGGCTTGAAAGATATTGAGTGCAGGGTAAGTGATAAGGTAAATTTCCTCGACCAAAACATGGACTTGCAAAGTAGAGAAAAGCTTTTTAACTCTTTAAGAGAAGAAGGTCTTGGAGAAAAACCAAGTGAATTAGAGGAAATGGGAAATAATTTAGTGGAGCGAGGGTTAACTTTTGATGAAGCTCGGGAACAGTATGAGGCTGAATTATTATTTTCTGAGGAATTTGGAGTGGATTCTTTTTTAACATACGCACCAAATATGAAAATTACATTTGGGAAAGTAAAGAGATAATACTAATCCTTGAAATACAAATCCAATTGGAGATGGTAAAATTTGATACATATCGGGCAGGGTAGAACGGCCGATATATACAATATTCAAGAAAGCCAAATATTAAAGCTGTACAAGCAAGAGTTTCCTACAGGAGCAATACAGGACGAATTCTTGATTAGCAGGTTTGTCCACTCACTGGGGATTAGGACCCCGGAACCCATCGAATTTACCTCACAAGACAATAGAAACGGAATTCTATTTCAGAAAGTAGAGGGTGAATCTTTACTTAAGAGAATTGCGAAGAAGCCATTGTTCATCAAGAGGTATTCGATGATTGTAGCCTCATTACACCACGAGATACATACCCACAGTGCTGTTGGATTATTGAGAAAACAGAAAATGGTTCTAACTGATCAAATTATGGCGGCTTCCCTGTTAACAGAAGATGAGAAGTTTCGGATCATTACTTATTTGGAAGAATTACCTGATGGTAATATGCTGTGTCATGGTGACTTTCATCCTGACAATATACTAGTTGGTGAAGAAACTTGGATCATTGACTGGATGACAGGGATGGCCGGTAATCCCTCCGGTGATGTTGCGAGGACATTAGTTCTATTGAATTTTGGAACGATGCCAGAGGAAACACCGAGATTAATAAAATTCTTTGTTAACTTACTAAGGAAAAAAGTGCAGCGTGAATATCTGAGTCATTATTTAAAGCAATCGAAACAAGATTATATTGAAATCGATAGATGGATTTTACCGGTTGCTGCCGCAAGATTAGTAGAATGGATACCTAAAGAGGAACAAAATCAATTATTGTTGGAGATAAGGAAACGTTTAAGTGCGATCACATAGAAGGGCCATTTAGGAGGACGCATGAAGTTATTTCATTTCAGTGAAGAAAAGACGATTGAAATCTTTAAGCCCCGAGTAAAAGCGAATCGTACAGATATGTCGCCTGTCGTCTGGGTGATCGACGAAGAACACGAATTTACATTTTATTTTCCGAGAGATTGTCCCAGAATTGTCTACACGAAAGATGATGAAGTAACGGAAGAGGACAATCGTAAATTTTTTGGCCTGACAAGCTCAAATATTGTGGTAACGGTTGAAACTCACTGGTATGAGCGAATCATGAATACAACGATTTATAGATATGAGCTCCCTAGTGAAACTTTTAAGCTTTTTGATCAAACAGCGGGTTATTACATATCGACTGAAATCGTGAAGCCCGTGGAACGAGTAGAGATTAAAAATTCCCTTGAAAGACTAATGGGTATGAATATCGATGTTCGGTTCACACCCAATTTGCATCCTCTTAAAGAAGCGATATTAACTTCATCCATTAAGGATTTCGGAATACACAGATTTGCCAATGCAGCCAGTATGTAAGTTGAAAGATCTATTTATGACTATTTTTGGAACGATAATTGCGCTAGTAATATCGGTTGTAGCTTCTTTTTATTTGGGCCAATCGGAGTATGGATGTTGCTTTGTTTGATCTTTGGTGTCGTTTTTAGTACGAATGCGAGGAATAAGAGGATTGAAAATGATTTACAAATGATCAAGGAAAAGCTCGGGATCGTTCAAGAGAATAGAGATTTTAATTTGAGTGATGAGGAAATTGAAGAAGAATTGGAAAGAGACGCCTTACTTGAGAGAGAATCGAACGAAACAGGCAGAATCAATACAACGAATGAATTAAATGAACAGATCGAGAAAGAATTAGAAGAATATTTAGAACTCGACGATAAAGACAAGGACAGAAATAAATGAGGACTGAGCGGAATATTTCCGTCAGTTATTCCAAAATAATGATGACATCAGCTAAGTTGGTTTGGATAATATAAAAACAGGTGATCCTATTCATGATTACAGCATTTGTACACGGCATTTTTCTTGCTTTTGGATTGATTTTACCGCTAGGTGTTCAGAACTTTTTTGTATTTTCTCAGGGAGCTGTCAACAAGAGGTTAATCTCTGTATTGCCGGTCGTCGTCACAGCTTCTTTGTGCGATACCGTATTAATTATGCTTGCAGTGTTCGGTGTTTCCTTGGTTGTGATGAGCTTTTTCTGGATGAAATCATTGCTCGTTATAGGTGGATTTATCTTTTTAGTTTATGTTGGATTCGTGACTTGGAGAAGCAAGCCGGATCATAGCGACCTCAGTAAAAGCGATTCTCAACAAATAAGTTTTGGCAAAATTGTCAGTTTCACGCTCATGATATCGTTATTGAATCCTCATGCCATATTGGACACCATTGGAGTCATTGGTACAAGTTCGCTCCGTTACCAAGGAGTGAATAAAGCGGCATTTACGATCGCTTGTATCTTGGTTTCGTGGTGCTGGTTCTTTACATTGGCATTGCTGGGGCGGCTCATACGAAATAAAGACAAGACAGGGAGCTTTTCGAAAAATGTTAACAAAGTGTCTGCAATTGTGATGTGGGCGGCTGCGATCTATCTGGTCAGTACATTTTAGAAATGTTGTCATGACAGGTTGGTGGGTGAAGCATATGAAAGATCCGGTAATTATAGAGCCATACAATGAAGAATGGCCAGCGATTTTTTTTGAATTAGGCAAACGAATCAAAGAGGCTATTGGGGACCATGCGATAAGAGTCGACCATATCGGTTCGACGGCCGTTCCAGGTTTGGCGGCAAAACCGGTTATTGATGTTCAAATATCGATTCGAGACATCAACCATTTCGATTTGGTGAAAGATGGTCTTGAAACAATTGGGTTTCGTTATATCCAAGATAACCCCGATCGGACCAAAAGATATTTCAGAGAACAGCCTGGAATGAGAAGAACCCATATCCATGTAAGAGAACACGGTAGTTGGGCGGAGCAATTTAATCTGTTGTTCAGGGATTATTTGAGGACCCATGAGAAAGAAAGAGAAGAATATGCCGACCTAAAGAAAAAATTGAGTTTGATATTTCGAAATCAAAGAGAACAATATGTGGAGGGAAAAACGGAACTCATTTGGAACATCATGATGAAGGCAAGCAAGTGGAGTCAAGAAATCGGATGGAAACCGGATAAAGCGGATTTCTGATTGTCGTTGCATTCCGTCTGAGAATCGATTACAATGAACTCATTGGTAATTGGCCAATCAATAGCAATTGCTTTTTAAGTAAAGGAGAACTTCATTTATGGTCAAAAAAGCTGCAACTTCGGCTAACCGCCGTACCGACATTGTATCTGCAGCAATTGAAGTGTTTGCAGAAATTGGTTATTATCGGGCTACCACTGCGCAGGTGGCGGAGCGCGCAGCGATCTCGCAGCCATACGTTTACCGCTTCTTTACCAAGGAATCGCTGCTGGTGGAATCGCTGGAGGTCTCTTGGCAGCGGGTTCTTAAAGCGTTTCAACGCGTGATCGAATCGGCGCCGCCGGAGCATTTGGAGATCGGCTTGATCCGGGCGTACGAGGAGATTACAGCATCGCACCGCAATGAAATCCTGCTTCAAATGCAGGCACAAACGATTCGGGAAACGCCGATCCGCGAAGCAATGCAGCAGGGGATGAGCCAGGTGAAGCAGCTGGTACAAAATGCTTTTCAGCAGGCAGGGTTTGCGGATGCGAACAAGCGAACGTCTGATTTTTTGGCAAGAGGAATGCTGTGCAACGTATCGATGGCAATGGATATGCCGGATTTGATGGTAAAGAGTTAATTCGTTTCTTCTCGCCCCCACATTGAAGCATGCCTCCCGACAATAAGCAAAAACTCATTTAAAGCCGGAGATTTCCATTTTTTCATATGATAGACGATTTGAGTGGCCACGCGCTGCGATGTGTCATCCCAAGCCAATTTGGCCAGTTTGCCTTCACGAAGTTCATTTTGCACGGTAATCAGCGGCAAGAAAGAAATACCAAGCCCGGCCATCACGCACTGCTTGATGGCCTCGATGTTCCAAAATTCAAGATTGAGATCGGGAAATACGCCGTGACTGTTCAGGTGCCGTTCAAACAAAGTCCGATACGTGCAGCCGGGTTCGGTATGAAGTATCGTTTCATCTTTGAGATGGACGGGTTCAACCAGCTGCAAACGGGCGAGCGGGTGATCGACTGGTGCGACCAGCGCCATTTTTTCATGGATCAGGATTTCTTTATGAAGGTCCTTATCCTCCGTTTCAGGCTGCAGCAGGAAGGCGAGATCCAGCTCTCCCGAGTGGACCAGAGCGCTCAATTCCCAGCATACGCCGGGTTTTAACATAATTTTCACTTTCGGATACCGTTGTCGGTACTCGCGGATGATGCCCGGCAAGCGAAAAGCGGCCAGCGATTCGGGAGCGCCGATCACGAGCGTACCGGCTATTTCAGCTTGGGAACGAAGCGCATCCTTTGCCAGGGCGTGCATTTTGGAGATCTCCTGGGCGTACGGCAGCAAACGTCGGCCGGCATCGGTCAGGATCACTTTTTTGCTGATCCGGTCAAAAAGAGGAGCTTCCAATTCGGTCTCCAGTGCTTGAATTTGTGCGGTTATACTGGATTGGGCATAGTCAAGCTTCTGAGCCGCTCGTGTGAAACTGCCCGCTTCGACCACGGCCAAAAAAGTAAGCAAATGGCGTGATTCCATCGCTGCCTCCTTATGATCGATTTTTTGAATGGATACGATTCGATTTTTCCGTTTTTCCGATGGATCTATTATCTGATACCATGATGAAAAATACAACAGGAAAGCGAGACGAATCATCATGGATCATTCGAATAGACTTCAACGTACGATTGGGCTGCCGCAGGCCACCGCCCTGTATGTAGGCGCCGTGCTGGGCTCGGGTGTGCTGATTGTTCCTGGCCTGGCGGCGGAAATGGCCGGTCCTGCCTCACTGCTTGCATGGGGATTTATGACGCTGCTGCTGTTCCCGCTTGCCCTTTCCATGGGGCTGCTGTCGGCCAAATTTCCGAATGCCGGAGGTGTCTCCTATTTTGTGACGTTAACGTTCGGACAGAAGGCCGGAGCGCTGGTCGGCTGGTTTTTTCTCATGTCGGTACCGATCGGCGCTCCTGTGGCTGCGCTAACCGGGGCGGGATATTTGACGGCGGCGATGGGCTGGAGTGAAGGGGCCCGAATTGGGATCGCCGCTGTCATGCTATCGTTCGGTCTGTTGACCAATGTGATCGGCATGAAAGTGGCGGGTCGGGTGCAGATTGCCGTTGTGCTTGCCATAATCGCCGTTCTCATTGTGGTGATTGCAGCCGCTTTTCCCAATATTCGTGAGGCCCATTTCACACCGTTTGTGCCTCATGGCTGGGCGAGCGTCGGACAGTCGGCAGCAATTTTGTTCTGGTGCTTTATCGGCTGGGAAGCGGTATCCCACTTATCCGAGGAATTCGTTGACCCTAAGCGCGCGGCAATTAAAGGCGTCATGATCGCCGCCGTCATCGTCGGACTGCTCTATTTTCTGACGGCTCTGGCCACGGTCGGCACGCAAAGCTACATGAAGGCGGGCTCGGACGCTTCGCTTGTGTGGGTGATCAGCCAGTTAATGGGCAAATGGGGAGCGCTTGTTGCGGGAATGACAGGTATCTTTATTTGTACGACAGGTGTTATCGCTTATACAGGGGCTGCTTCACGGCTTGCGTATGCTTTATCGCGGCAGGGAGACGCTCCCGAGTGGATGGGGCGGTTGTCCGAACGTTATCGTACGCCTATTAGCGGAATCGCCTTTCTTGCTCTGTGCTTTATAGTGGTGCTGATACTGTATGGAAGCGGCGCTGTATCCCTCACCACACTTATCCAGCTGCCCAACGCAACCTTTATATTGACCTATCTCGGCGGCTGTGCAGCCGGAATCCGGCTGTTAAAGGGCAGTGTTTGGGGCGTGCTCATCAGCTGGGTGTCGTTTCTTGCGACAGCGATCGTGTTCCCTTTCGTAGGGTGGGCGATTGGATATCCGTTCGCCATTGTTACCGTATTCTGGATTGTGAATCTGGTGAAAAGCAGAAAGAGCAGCCAAGCGTTATATCCATCCGCCGGAAATCGGGCTGAAACGGCAGCAAAAACGGCTCCATGCAAGAGTGCTTTACATTAACCCAGCCCATTGCAAGCTCACGCTTCATACGAAAATAGGTGAGCTTATGAAGCTTCTTAATGTAGAAATTTGTCTGTAACGAGGAAGTACATGCACTTCTGGGCGGCCGCCCACATAAAATACAGAACAGACTTCATCGTGTACCGGAGCTTAAGGCAGCGCCGGTAATTACAGCATGGGGGTGGCCCGAATAATGCCTGGATTGTTTGCTGCAATCGCAATTTTTATTAAGCAGCTGTCACTGCTCGTCTCCTACGTCAAGAACAATGCGTTCCCTCAACCGCTTCGTGAAGAAGATGAAACAAGGCATCTGCAGCTGATGGCCGAAGGAAATCAACATTCCCGCAATGTGCTGATCGAGCACAACTTGCGGCTCGTGGCGCATATCGTCAAAAAATTCGATAACACTGGTGAAGATTTGGAAGACCTGATCTCGATCGGTACCATCGGCCTGATCAAGGCGATCGAAAGCTTTCAAACCGGGAAAGGTACTAAATTGGCGACGTTTGCAGCTCGATGTATCGAGAACGAAATTTTGATGCATCTGCGGTCGCTGAAGAAAACCCGAAAGGACGTATCGCTGCATGACCCGATTGGGACGGACAAAGAGGGCAATGAAATCACGCTAATAGATATTCTTGGCTCGGAAGCGGACGATGTGGTCGACAAGGTGCAGCTTAAAATCGAGAAGTCAAAGATTTATAAAAACCTGGAAATATTGGACGATCGGGAAAAAGAAGTCGTGATCAACCGTTTCGGATTGGAGCACGGCGGGGAAGAGCGGACGCAGCGCGAGATTGCGAAGGAGCTCGGGATCAGCCGCTCATATGTGTCACGGATCGAGAAGCGGGCGCTGATGAAGCTGTATCATGAGTTTTATAAGGCGAAGAAGTAAGAAATGTTGTACATGTTAGAAATAATGCGAAATGAAAGACCCGAAGCGGATAACAGCTCTGGGTCTTTTTTCATGTGGGGTTTAATCGGTTTATATTGATGAGAAACCGTTAATGTAGTTCCGGTCCCAGAACTCAAAAACAGAAATTACTCAAATCACTTCTCCAACATTAATCGCTGGTGTGGACATTGCTAAGTTCAAACATGTGGTTCGGGTACACTGACTTGCGTGTGGTCTAAGGATTCGTCCACAACTGGCTGGACCGCTACTTTCCTGAATTCCTCACGGTCTTTAAGGATTGGGAGTGTAAATCGGCCATTCAAAGTCCGGAGAGCAATGTAGACATCGTCTATGAATGAGTATAATATTATAATAATTGGTCTGCATCAATCAGGTGTAAACGCTAAACGAGGAGGGGATCTTCTGAAAAATCCACTGAATGTCATGATCTTTAATGACCTTTATAACAAAATTTTGACGAAATACTATGAACCTGGTGATATTCTACCGACCGAATTGGAAATGGAAAAAATATATGGGACGAGCAGGGCGCCGATTCGACAAGCATTAGCCAAACTTGAAATGGAAGGATTGATCCATCGAAAAGCTGGCAAGGGTACTTTTGTCGCCCAACATGAAGTTAGCGGTCCCTGGGTGCCCATGGGGGGCTTTGGTAGCGAATTCAGCAAGAAAGGCAGTCAAATCCGGCATCAGACCTTACTTGTCGAAAAGTTAATACCGGACAAGGACATCGCGCATTATCTCTCCTTGTCCAACCCGGATGAGGTTGTTCATATTGCGAGAATCCGCTACGTGGATGAAATTCCGATCTTTTATTTACATCATTATATCCCTAATTTGGATATGGATAAGATTAGTGGTCTTGGAAATATCAGTAGCATGAGGACGTTCATTCGGGAGAAATGCGGTTTTAATATCTGCTATGAATCGGAGGAACTCGCGGCTGTTAAAGCCGATGAGCATGTTTCCGGTATGTTGAAAGTGGAAAGCGGCTATCCCATAAACGAAATTGTGCGAATATCTTATAACGACGATTTCAAGCCGATGGTATTTGCGAGATATTACGTTAGAACGGACGTTTGGAAGTATAGGGTGATGTTTAGCAAGGACAACAACGGATTTCCTTTTTGATACGGATAGTAACATTTGAATGAGAGAGCTTGCTTCTTCTCCAGTGCCGGCAGATCGCCACCTCGGAGCGTCGGAGTAAGCTCTTCTTCATTTTATTTGAGTCTTTTTGTATGTCATGATACATGACGCTATCCGAAAAGTATCTTTACGAGCGATATGCTTTTATGGTTTTTTATATTGATATTTCAATCTAAATGTTATAATATTATAATAAATATAACATAAGATGACGTGAAGGGGGGGTGGTTGATGGATGGAACCCTAGTGAGAATGAAGTGTTTTGTTAAAGATTATAATATTATAACTTCTGGGATGGATAGACGGAGGAGAGACGGGATTGAGAAAGAAATATGCGCTTCATCACATGACTTGGAAAGAAATCGCGGAAGCATTTAAGCAAGATCCCATTGTTTTGATTCCATTGGGGTCCATGGAAGAACACGGTCCGCATTCGATTACCGGGGATTTCCTTGCTGCATCCGAAATCGTCAAGCAAATCGCCGAAAGAACGGGAGCGTATTATCTTCCGGTCATTCCTTTCGGTTACTCCGAACTATTCAGGGGCTACCCTGGCACTATCTCGCTCTCGCCTAACACGCTTTATGGATTGCTGATCGACATCTGCGAAAGCCTGATGGAACACGGGGTCACGAAGATGGTGATCTTTAACGGACATACCGGCAATTCACCCATCATTGGTCAGGCTGCCAGGAAAATAAAACGGGAAAGAGGTATTATGGTGGCCTCAATCAATCTGTGGCAAAGCATTCCAATGGAATTTAAAAAACATTTATATGGGAATAGCTTCAATCCGTCGGGGCACGGCGGCGAACCACTTACTTCGGTGATGCTTCATTTATATCCCGAAGACATGAGAATGGACATGTTGGCCGGATGGCGTAATCAGCAGGAAGTTCCCGAATGGGAAGGATTTCGGATTCACAGCCCCGCGACTGTAGAGACGGAGGATATTCAATTTCAGGTCTATTTAAATATGGAAGAGATTTCACGAGACGGGATTTTGGGTAACCCGTTGGCTGCATCGGCCGAGCGGGGGGAAGCAATAGTCGGCGAGCTTGTCCGGCGAGGGACCGCTCTGGTTGAGAAATTTACTCAGGCCAATACGATTGTTAAATAATTCTTGCCTATCAGCTTAGTAACATGATTGAGGAGGATTGGACGATGAAACGTATACCGGCTTCAAAACTTGCTATTGCCATGATACTCATTTTATCTCTTATCGCGACTGCTTGCAGTTCCGATTCATCGAAGGGAACCTCGAATGAAGGCAATGGGGCCCCTAATTTAACGATTGCCTTGG carries:
- a CDS encoding DNA topology modulation protein, with amino-acid sequence MNRVLVLGSAGSGKSTLSQKLGTILDLPVIHLDSYYWKPNWVSTSNEEWDQIVEELTMKDQWIMNGNYSRTMDIRIKRADMIIFLDMPMLLCIYRVIKRRLMYHKKTRPDMNEGCPEKLDWEFFKWVWNYRKRSRMGTLHKLEQVKKDKQIIIVKTKKQINELMNTLEIMN
- a CDS encoding LysE/ArgO family amino acid transporter is translated as MITAFVHGIFLAFGLILPLGVQNFFVFSQGAVNKRLISVLPVVVTASLCDTVLIMLAVFGVSLVVMSFFWMKSLLVIGGFIFLVYVGFVTWRSKPDHSDLSKSDSQQISFGKIVSFTLMISLLNPHAILDTIGVIGTSSLRYQGVNKAAFTIACILVSWCWFFTLALLGRLIRNKDKTGSFSKNVNKVSAIVMWAAAIYLVSTF
- a CDS encoding HD domain-containing protein, which gives rise to MKENTFQKQIKFLIEIDKLKTIERKTRIIHGPRLENDAEHSWHLAMMALILHEHANAEVDIFKVIKMLLVHDLVEIDAGDTFAYDVQGQEDKFEREHRAANRLFGLLPDEQKNELMDLWVEFEQKETNEAKYAAALDRLQPLIHNHMNQGDTWRKYGITSKQILNRNSEIANGSEELWNYAQEIIQKSLDEGMLSE
- a CDS encoding DUF6886 family protein; the protein is MKLFHFSEEKTIEIFKPRVKANRTDMSPVVWVIDEEHEFTFYFPRDCPRIVYTKDDEVTEEDNRKFFGLTSSNIVVTVETHWYERIMNTTIYRYELPSETFKLFDQTAGYYISTEIVKPVERVEIKNSLERLMGMNIDVRFTPNLHPLKEAILTSSIKDFGIHRFANAASM
- a CDS encoding GNAT family N-acetyltransferase; amino-acid sequence: MNLNFEQFLISDNQELLDLPTIKSFLSRSYWANNRPEERIERSIHSSVCYGIYEDQRQIGFARIVTDEATMYWLCDVFIDEEYRGKGLGKKLVETITRSERFKDLTGILATRDAHELYEQYHFIKDGERFMRRTPDYIRNK
- a CDS encoding aminoacyl-tRNA deacylase, which encodes MDKLIAILAKQQVEYEIIEHRKQINTAQEGAEYFGIHIGQTAPTLILRTEKGYYSLIISGDYGQVDLKSMKDLLQVQEIKLAKPKEVEQITGSSIGSVSLINPGLPTIFDRELYRYSYVYGGTGVPKTTLKISPKDIEDLNEIISYIR
- a CDS encoding VOC family protein — protein: MMNEKEATLIKPELGGYFLYVRDLKKAIQMYCSLFEFPVKEEEVLFGHLYFMPNGIIIDSNDMEGRPIPEWLPVSLKLSTTDINTAFNYVQELGFNIVYGIDRSPIVSWFLFKDPDGNTLMMCEDHK
- a CDS encoding GNAT family N-acetyltransferase; its protein translation is MIVRNFEKQDLKKCISLYIEVFNQPPWNNNWTYELAEGLFMDFCNTPGFLGYVAVDETEEIIAVLIGKEKKWWRGKEYVTEEFFVRPELQGQGVGSHILDFIYKDIKAKGIEKVTLLTSTFTPAYKFYLNKGYKENQSLRLLYKNI
- a CDS encoding phosphotransferase family protein: MIHIGQGRTADIYNIQESQILKLYKQEFPTGAIQDEFLISRFVHSLGIRTPEPIEFTSQDNRNGILFQKVEGESLLKRIAKKPLFIKRYSMIVASLHHEIHTHSAVGLLRKQKMVLTDQIMAASLLTEDEKFRIITYLEELPDGNMLCHGDFHPDNILVGEETWIIDWMTGMAGNPSGDVARTLVLLNFGTMPEETPRLIKFFVNLLRKKVQREYLSHYLKQSKQDYIEIDRWILPVAAARLVEWIPKEEQNQLLLEIRKRLSAIT
- a CDS encoding GrpB family protein, coding for MKDPVIIEPYNEEWPAIFFELGKRIKEAIGDHAIRVDHIGSTAVPGLAAKPVIDVQISIRDINHFDLVKDGLETIGFRYIQDNPDRTKRYFREQPGMRRTHIHVREHGSWAEQFNLLFRDYLRTHEKEREEYADLKKKLSLIFRNQREQYVEGKTELIWNIMMKASKWSQEIGWKPDKADF